One Peromyscus leucopus breed LL Stock chromosome 14, UCI_PerLeu_2.1, whole genome shotgun sequence genomic window carries:
- the Efcab10 gene encoding EF-hand calcium-binding domain-containing protein 10 isoform X1: MNTAGNRELQAKEYLEKHRIMELLSQLTSFLLFVRPKKPREYLISLLERLKIAKVTGVSFPFFMDNSNIVSMFEMMDASGRGCISFVQYKEALKNLGLCTANEVLNDDGHRITLDKFRDEVNRRMEEVWSSF; the protein is encoded by the exons ATGAACACTGCGGGTAACCGGGAGCTTCAGGCCAAGGAATATTTAGAAAAACATCGAATAATGGAGctgctgagccaactcaccaGCTTCCTCCTCTTTGTCCGACCAA AAAAACCGAGAGAGTATTTGATCTCTCTTCTGGAACGGCTGAAAATCGCCAAGGTAACAGGCGTATCGTTTCCTTTCTTCATGGACAACTCTAACATTGTGTCAATGTTTGAGATGATGGACGCCTCGGGCAGAGGCTGCATCTCATTTGTGCAGTATAAAGAAG CCCTAAAAAACTTGGGTCTATGTACTGCCAATGAAGTTTTGAATGATGATGGACATAGAATAACTTTGGATAAATTCAGAGATGAAGT